TGAAGCCCGAACGGATCCAGCACATATTGGTTGGTCTTGCCGGCGAGCGGACCGGCGTCGATCGCGATGGGCGCCATCGCGACACAGCCATGCGCTTCGAGCCACGCGATCGCGGCCGGCACGTCCTCGACCCTGAGGCCGAGATGGTTGCCGCCCAGATCGCAGTTGCGCGGCGGCGTCGCGGTCGCAGAACCCGGCTTGTCATACGCGACCAGCTGGAGGCACCCGCCGCCCGGAAACTGCAGCATGGCGAGCGTCAGCCGCGCACCGGCGACGTTGACGTGGGCCTCCATCCAGTCCCGGCCATCCGCGCCCGGCGGCATGTCCGCGGCATCGAGAGGCCCCATGCGGAACAGCTCGACCGCACCGAGCACGTCGCCATAGAAACGTAACGCGGCGTCGATATCGGCGACGGTGCGCGACATGTGATCAACTGTGAAAACCGGACGCTTGGTGCCTTCGATCGGCGTTTGCATGTCCCGCCACTCCTCGCTGTCGACAGGCAAGCTGACAGGCGGGAAACCCTCGATCAACGCACTGATTGCTTCACTTTTGTTGCGTAAAACGCAAACTAGCCTTGGGTCTTCGCGTCCGCGACGGCGCCGATCGGGGTGGGCCGAACGGGCATTCGCGGCTCGAACGCCCCCTGCGGGCGGGAAGGCGGCATCATGGCGCGAAGGTGATGCTCGCAGCCCCGTCCCTGGCAGCGCCCCATGCCGGTGCGGGTCAAGCGCTTGATCGCATTGGGTCCGGCATCGGGATTGCCGGCGATGGCGTCGGCCAGCGTGCCGCGCAGAATGTCCTCGCAGCGACAGATGACGGTGCCGTCATCGGCCAGGTGGGGCCAGAACGGCGTCGGGTCCGCCGTCGCCGCGAGCATCTCGGCGAAGCGCCGGGCCGAACGAAGGCGCCGCCTCGTCGGGCCGGCGCGACGCACGGCATCGCCGGACTCGATCGATCCCGAGTCGGAGGCGATGCCCAGACCGGCGATCACCCCCTCCAGCATCGAAACCTCGGCGCCGGCCACCCCCGTCACCTCTCCGGCGACATAGAGGCCGGGCACGCTTGCGCGCATCCATTCGTCATGGCGGATGCGCCAGCCGCCCGTCCCGGCGATCGGGATCGCATCGGCCCCGAGCGCGCGCGGCAGGTCGCTCTGCGGCAGGAATCCGAAGCACGTCGCGACCGAATCGCAGGCGATCGTCTCCGCGACCGGACCCGGCCTGCCGTCCACGAGCTTCGCGACCCGGACGGCCGCGACGCTCTCCCCGCCGTCCGCTGCCACGACGATCCGCCCGAACCGCACCGGCACGCCCGCCCGCGCGAGACGGGCCATCGCGCCCGCCGCGGCCGCGAGCGTGCCGGCATGGGCCATGGCCACGCCCGGCGCACGCAGCAGCGCCGCGCCGCGCGCCGGCGTCTGCGCGAAGAGGATTGCGGCCACCATACCGCCCGCCTTGACGATCTGATCGGCCAGGATGAGCTGCAGCGGATGCGTCCCCGCCAGCACGAACCGCTCGCCCGGCACGATCTGCTGCGCCTTGACGAACACCTGCACCGCGCCCGCGCTGGTCACGCCGGGCAAGGTCCAGCCGGGAAAGGCGACGGGCATGTCGTAGCAGCCGGTCGCGACGAGCAGGCGGCGCGCGCGCAGCATCGACGCTCCGCGAGGACCGGCGAGCATCAGGTCGAAACCGTCGTCGCTCCGATAGACCGAATGGACGGACTGGCCGGTCAGCACCCGCGCCGGCAGTGCCTCCGCGCGGGCAAGCTGCGCCTTCACCGCGCCATAGGCGCGGCCGGGCAACCAGTTGCCGACACGGAATGTCGCCGGGGGCTGCCGCAATATCTGCCCGCCCAGCCGCTGCTGCTCGTCCACGATGGCGACGGTCAGCCCGGCACCGGTCGCCACTTCGGCCGCCGCCATCCCCGCCGGCCCGCCGCCCACGATCGCGAGATCGACGACATCCGTCATGACAGGGGCTGCCCGGTCGCGATGCGCAGGCCTTCCTCGGCGGGAAGCAGGCAGGCGCGCACCGCGATGCCGCGCCCGTCGTCCAGCCGCACCATGCACTCGCAGCATGTCCCCATGTTGCAATAGAGGCCACGCGCGCAGCCATGCGCATCGATACGGAAACGCCGCCGCCCCGCAGCCGTCATCACCGCCGCGACGGTTTCCCCGGCAAATCCTCCGATCGGTTCGCCGTCGACGAAGATCGTCAGCGCGGCGCCACGCGCAACCTGGTCCGTGATCCGCATATCAGCCCATGAAGCTATTGAGATGCTCGTAGCGCGCCGGCGAGAAATCGGCGAGGTCGCCGGCATCCCGCCCCTCGACGATCGTATCGGCCAGCAGACGCGCGAAGGTCGGGCCGAGCGTAAAGGCCGATCCGCCCCCCGCGACATACACGCCGCGCATCCGCGGCACCTCCCCGACCACCGGCAGCTGGTCCGACGACACGGCGACCGTGCCCGTCCACGTCCGCACGAGGTTCAGCCCCGCGACACGTGGGACGATATCGGTCGCGGCGGCGAGGTTGCCCGCGATCGAGCCGGCGATCGGCGCGGGCGGACGCGACAGGTCGAAGCCGGTTCCGTCGGCGCGCTGCGCGAGCCGGCTCGGCCAGCCGCCGCCGATCAGCACGTTGCCCGCCCCCGCCTGCTTCATCGACAGCCGCCGCCCGACATGCTGCACCAGGTGCGGAATGAAGGGAGCGCAGCGCTCGGTCACGTTCATCGTCAGGCCGAGCGGGAAGACGGGCAGGTGCAGGTTGAGCATGGCGCCGATCGTCGCGATCCAGGCGCCGGCCGCGATCACCACGCGATCGGCGCGGACATGCAGCGCGCCGCATTGCGCCTCGAAACCGCCGGCGACCTTCCGCAGCCCACGGACGGGGCTGTGCGAGACGATCCGCGCGCCTTCGTGGACGGCCGCCGCCGCAAACGCCGGGGTCACCTTCTTGGGATCGGCATGGCCCTCGTCCGGCGCCCATAGCGCGGCGGCGACTTGCGGCCCCAGATACGGTGCGCGATCACGCGCCTGCCCGCCGTCGATCAGCCGCGTCGCCATGCCGGCCGCTTCTTCCAGCCGCGCCTTGCGGTCGAGCAGGTCCACCTGTTCGGGCGTCTCGGCGACCATCAGCCCGCCGTTCATCGCGACACCCAGCGGCGTGCCGAGCAGCGCCTCCAGCCCGCGCCATTCGTCGATCGCCCGACGATTGAGGCGGATGACGCGCGCGGCCTGCGCCATCACCGCATCGCCCTGCTCGAGAAAGCGCCGCTCCATCTGGAAATGGAGCGAGCCGGCATTCTGGCCGGAGGCGACGGCGTTGACGTCCCCCGCCTCGGCCACCAGCACGGACAGGCCGGCCCGCGCGAGATGGAATGCCGTGGCGCAGCCGACCAGGCCGCCGCCGACGATCAGGACGTCGGTTCGGCCCATGCGGCCCTGGCAGGCTCGACCTCGAGGCAGCCGAGCGAGCGCAAAGTTTCCGCGATCGTCGCGGCGTCCTCGGCCGACACGTCCCGGAACGGCGCGCGGACATAGCCGCCGGGCAGGCCCCGCGCGTTGAAGGCCGCCTTGAGGATCGCCGCGCCCGAACCGAACTTGCCGACGAGCCGCGGCGTGAACCAGTCGCGCATCAGCACGCGATCCTTGGCGCCGCACATCCGCGCCGCCTCGACGTCGCCCTTCCACAGATTGTCGAAGAAGCCGGTCTGGTAGCGCCCCAGCACGCCGCCCGCCCCCATCGTGCCATCCGCGTCATGGGCTTGCACCAGGGTGATACCGACCTCGTCCATCGTGACACCGAAGACCCGCACCTGATCCTTGAGCGCGAAGAAGGCATTCATGAACCGCGAGAGATCGGATGTCGATTGCTTGATGGCGACAACCGCATCGAGCTCCGCGAGCCGGCTGAGCAGCTCGATCGACATGTCAATGTTGGTACCCGGCGGCCAGTTGTAGATGCAGATCGGCAGGCGGCTGCGCTCTGCGATCTGGGTGTAGAAGGCCAGCAGATCGCCCTCGTCCGGCATGGCGTAGGGCGGCGGGGTCACCAGCACGCCGTCGAACCCGCAGCTGTGGGCATGATCGATATGTTCGACGACCTCGTCGGGCGTGAACGCGCTGCATCCCGCGATCAGCGGCAGCCGGCCGGCCATCTGCGCCGCCGCGGCCGAGAACAGCCTGTGGCGCTCCCCGCCGCGCAGGCTGAACCACTCGCCGGTCGTCCCGGCGATCACCAGGCCGTGCATACCTTCGGCGTGCAGCCATTCCAGCAGGCCGCCGAGGGCCGGAAGATCGAGCTGCCGATCCCTGTCGAACGGCGTCGTTATGGCAGGAAGATAACCGCGCCAGCCGACGCGCCCCCGTTTGTCACTCACGCGCTTTCCCTTACCCTGCCGCCGCAAGGAAGGCGGCCGCCCGGAATCATCTGCACGCATTGCCAGTGCGTCGTCCAGCGCACGCGATCGTGGACTTCTTTGCGTTTTTCGCAATATGCTGGTGCGGCAACGCGAGGAGGACCGCCCGCCGTGGAAGCAGGAATGCGCTATTTCTATGAGGCCGCGAACCAGGGATCGATGCGCCTCGCGAGCGAGAAGCTGGGGGTCGCCGTCTCGTCGATCAGCCGCCAGATCGCGCAGCTGGAAGCCGAGCTGGGCGTCCCCCTGATCGAACGCGGCCGCCGTTCGGTAAAGCTCACCGAGGCCGGGCGGCTGACCTACGAATTCCATCGTGCCAACATGATCGAGCAGGACATCTTCCGATCGAAGATCCACGGCCTGCGGGGCGTGCGCACCGGCCTGATCCAGCTCGCGGTCGGCGAGGGCTTTCTCGGCAGCGCCTTCTTCGAGACGGTCAACGCCTTCCACGCCACCAATCCGGGCCTTCGCATCGAAACCCACGTCGCCGCGACCAGCGAGATCGTCCGCATGGTGCAGGAGGACGAGGCCCATATCGGCCTGGTCCTGCAGATCGAGCCGGAGCCCAAGATCCGGATCCGTGTCTCGGCATCGCAGGATCTGATGGTGCTGACCCATCCCTCGCACCCGCTCACCCGCAAATCGGAAATCTCGATCGCGGATCTCGCGCAGCACGACCTGTGCCTTCCCCCGCGCGGCTTTCGCATCCGCCAGCTCCTCGCGAGCGCGGAGGCGGCGGCGGGAATCTATCTGGAGCCCGCGATCACCACGAGTTCGATCGTGATGATGCGGGACCTGGCGGCACAGGGGCGGGTCGCGACTGTCCTGCCGAGGATCGCGGTTCTGGGCGAACTCGGCTCCCGGCGGCTCACGGCCATCCCCTTTGCCGGCAACACGCTCGAATCGACATCGATCAACCTGATTTCGCGTCTCGGCCGGCAGCTGCATGGCGCTCCCGCCAAATTCATGGCGGTTCTCGAAGCGAAGATACGAGGCTGGGCCGGCTGACGGCGGCCGCGCGTTCGGCGTATGCCAGCGGCAGGCGACGGGCCTGCGCTTCAAGGGCGAAGTGGCTGATCCGCTGGCCGACGTCGATGGTGCAGAGCATCGCGGTGGATGCCCTTGGCCAGCGTGTAGGCGCCTACCACGGCCGCCGCGACGCCCGATCCGGCCCCCACCCCCAGGGACCAGCGCGGGCCGAAATGATCCGCCACGAAACCGGCGATCGGTGCCCCGATCGGCGTGCCGCCCAGCGCGACCCCGATGCGCAACGCCATCACCCGGCCGCGCATCGCCGGCTCGGTGGAAAGCTGCATCAGGCTGTTGCTGGTATTGGTGAAGGTCAGCGCCGCGATACCGATCACCACCAGAGCGGCGGCGAACAGCCAGTAACCCGGCGCGATCGCCGCCAACGCGCAGCCGATCCCGAAGACGGCGGCGCCACCGGCCAGTGCCTCGAATCGCGGCAGGTCGCGATGCGCGTTGAGCAGCGCACCGCTCATCGTCCCGATCGCCATGATCGAGGAAAGCAGACCGTAGCCGCGCGCATCGACGTGGAAAACGCTCACCGCCATCGTCGAGATGAAGATCGGGAAGTTGAGACCGAAGGTGCCGACCAGGAACAGCATCACCAGGATCGCCTGCAGATCCCGCCGCGCCCAGACGTAGCGGAACCCCTCGGTCAACCCTCCCCGCTTGCGCGCCGCGCGGGGGTTGGCGTGCAGATCCCCGGCGCGCAGCAGCAGCAGCGAGATCAGCACCGCGACGAAGGACAGGCCGTTGCCTAGGAAGGCCCAGCCCGTGCCGACGGTGGCGATGGCCAATCCCGATACGGCCGGCCCGATCATGCGGGCGGCATTGAACGAGGTTGAATTGAGCGCGACCGCATTGGCGAGGTCGGCGTCGCCGACCAGTTCCGCAACGAACGTCTGGCGAACCGGCGCGTCGAACGCGGCCGCGGTGCCGAACAGGAACGCGAAGAGATAGACCTGCCATAATTGCACGACGCCGGTGACGGTCAGCAGCCCGAGTGCCAGCGCCAGCACCGCCATCGCGCCCTGCGTCGCGATCAGCAGCTTGCGCTGGTTGAGCCGGTCCGCAGCCAGCCCCGTCCACGGCAGGAACAGCAATTGCGGCCCGAACTGCAGGCCCATGACGATGCCGACCGTCGATGCGCTGTGGTGGGTGAGCGTGGTGAGAACCAGCCAGTCCTGCGCGGTGCGCTGCACCCAGGTGCCGATGTTGGACACGAATGCCCCGGCCGCCCAGATGCGATAGTTGGTGCTGCGCAGTGACCGGAAGGCACCCATGCCGCTCACGGCGTCTCCACGACATCACCGCCATGGAAGCGGCCGAAATGACGGGCCGAGAACAGGCCGATAGCCACCATCCCCAGTCCGGTCGCCGCTGCGTCCGGCAGGGCGCGCGGATCGAACGCGCCGACGTGGCAGATCAGCCCATAAGCCACCGCGAGATTGAACAGCCCCCACAGCATGTTGACGGTCGACGACGACAGACCCTCGCCCGGCGGCGTGGCGAACGGGCTTTGGAACGGTCGTCCGGTCGCGCCGCTGACGACATGCGGAACCGCGTTCATCAGGAACAGCCCGCCGAAGAACCAGGACAGAAGATGGAGCCAGGTCATGTCAGGCGTCCCTTTGCGCGAGCAGATCGATGACGTCCTGCGCGGTGCCCGTCTCGCCAAGGCGCGGAAAAACATGGCCGATGCTGTAGGCATGGGCCTCGGCGCGGGTATCGGTCATCGCGTCGATCGCGAGCGTGACGTTGAAGCCCGCCTCATACGCCTGGCGTGCGGTCGATTCGACGCCGGTGCCGGTGGCCACACCGATCACCACCACCTGAGTGACGCCAATCGCCCGGAGGCGCGCTTCGATATCGGTGCTGGCGAAGGCGCCCCAGGTCTGCTTGGTCACGACGATGTCGCCCGGCTGGCGATCGAGTTCCGGTATCAGGTCCGCGAAACCCGGCGGCAGATCCCCGACGAAACGCCGCGGCTGCTCGGTACGGCCGGGCGCGACGCCCGCCACGTTGATCAGCACCACCGGCAGACGATGCGCACGAAACGCCAGGACGAGGGCGGCGGCACGCTCCACCACGGCGTCGATCGGATCGACGAGCGGCGCGCCGACGATCCCCTTCTGGAGATCCACGACAAGCAGCGCGGTATGGGTATCGAGGTCGGTCAACGGCATGGATCGCTCCTTCGCGGAGAGGGTTCAGTTTTCCACGAGACGTTGGAGAAGGGGTATCACCGCGACGAGCCGGGCCTGCTCGTCAGGAGACAGGCGCGCGTCGATCAGGCGTGCCAGCCAGTCCTGTCGGACGGCGCGCCCCTCGGCCATCCATGTCCGGCACTGGTCGGTCAGCGAAAGCAGCGTCTGCCGGCCATCCGAAGGGTCCGGCTGGCCTGCGACGAGGCCGGCGCCTTCCAGCGCGACGATGATCGCCCCCATCGATTGGGGCCGCATCCCCTCGCCCCGTGCGAGCGCCGACGTGGTCAGGGGACCATCCTGTTCCAGCCGGAGCAACACCGCGACCTGCGACGGCGTGAGGTCGCCGATATTCGCCTGCGCGCGAAGACGCCGCTTCAGCTTCCCCCCGAAACGACGAAGGTCGTGGGCGAGACCGTCGCTGGGGCGCGTCGCATGGCCGGAAACCGCATCTTCCATGCAGCTTCCGTAGTCATATGAAGCCTAACTGTAAAGTTGAACTTCATATAAGAAGTGCGTGTGTCATCGGCGCACATGCTGAAACGACAACGGCGGAGGACACCCCTTCCGGTGCCCTCCGCCGTCCCGTCCGTCGTACGATATCGGGCGCGAGCGCCTCAGACGCGCATCGGCATCAGCACATAGAGCGCCGGGGCCTTGTCGCCCTCGCGGATCAGCGTCGGCGCAGCGGCGTCGGCGAGGTGGACCTCCACCTCGTCGCTCTCGATCTGGCCGAGAATGTCCATCAGATAGCGGGCGTTGAAGCCGATATCGAAGCCCATCGAGGCATAGAGGCCCGGCACTTCCTCGGCCGCCGTGCCGTTCTCCGGCGAGGTGACCGACAGCGTGATCTTGTCGCGATCGAGCGTCATCTTCACCGCGCGCGTCTTTTCGGACGCGATGGTGGCGACGCGGTCGACGCCCTCCATGAAGCTCTTCGGATCGATCTTGAGCAGCTTGTCGTTGCCCGTCGGGATGACGCGCGAATAATCGGGAAAGGTGCCATCGATCAGCTTCGAGGTGAGGATGGCGGTGCCGAGGCCGAAGCGGATCTTGGTACCGGACAGCGACACCTCGACCGAGCCGTCCACCTCGTCGAGCAGCTTGCGCAGTTCGCCGACGCACTTGCGCGGGATGATCACGCCCGGCATCCCCGCCGCACCCTCGGGCTGCGCCACCGTCACGCGTGCGAGCCGGTGACCATCGGTGGCCGCCGCCTTCAGCACCGCGCCGTCCGCGCCCTCGTCGGCGGCATGGATGTAGATGCCGTTCAGATAATAGCGCGTCTCTTCGGTGGAGATCGCAAAGCGGGTCTTGTCGATGATCTGGCGCAGCGTCGCCGCCGGAAGATCGAACCTGGTCGGCAGGTCACCCTCGGCGATCACCGGGAAGTCGTCACGCGGCAGCGTCGCGAGGTTGAAGCGCGCACGGCCCGCCGTCACCAGCATCTTGCCCTCGGCGGCCGAGAGCTGGACCTGCGATCCCTCCGGCAGCTTGCGCACGATGTCGAAGAGGGTGTGGGCCGAGACCGTGGTCGCACCGGCTACGTCCACCGCGGCATCGACAGTCTCGACGATCTGCAGGTCGAGATCGGTCGCCATCAGCTTGAGCCCGCCGCCCGTCGCCGCTTCGATCAGGACGTTCGACAGGATCGGTATGGTGTTGCGCCGCTCCACCACGGACTGGACATGGCTCAGCCCCTTGAGAAGCGTTGCCCGCTCGATCGTCGCCTTCATTCCGTCCCCGCTTAAGCGCTGATTGGAGAGTGGTTATAGCGCGGCCTTCGCGCGCCGCCAGCCATTAAGAAAGGGGCCGGCGGATTGCTCCGCCGACCCCCGGTCGTTCCGTTTCGGTCGGTCAACCGATCAGAAGCGGAAGCCCGCGCCGAAGATCGCGGCATCGCGACCACCGAAATTGTCCTCATACTCGGTCCGGCGATATTCGGCCGAGATGTAGGTGCGCGGCGTCACCGAATATTCCAGGCCGCCGCCGTAGCGAACGCCCTCGAGGTTGGTGTGATCGCCCTGGAACTCGATGCGGGTCGTGTCGTAGCCGACCTTGGCAAAGGCCAGGATCTTCGGCGTCAGCACGTAGCCGGCGCGCGCCGAGATCGCGACGTCGCGCGAGGCGTGGAAGCCGAGGCCCTTGGTGGTCGAATCCTCGAAGGTCGCTTCGCCGCCGAGCGTGATCTTCGGCGTCACGGCGTAATCGTAGCCGAAGGCGCCGCCATAGGTGAAGCCGTCCTGGCCATGGGTCTTGTCATAGCCGAGGGTGACGCCGAGGCGCGCACCGGTGAACGGGGCGGCGTCCTGCGCGAAGGCGGGGGCGGCAACGGCCAGGGCCGCGACGGCGGCGAGAAGAATACGCATAAACTTACTCCTTACGCTTGCGTCCCGGCTAATTGAGGGGGATGCCGTGGATCGCGGCGGGGCCATTGGGCGCCGCAACATGAACGTCACATAAACGTAACGGGGACTGTTGCAGTGCCGCAACGCAGGGGTGGAAAGCTGGGCGCAAAGGTTGAAATCGGTCCATGGCGGCCCACCCGGCTGATCCTGATCGGATTGGCGCTGTTTCCGGCAGGACGTGCATGGGCAGCGACGGACCGTACATCTCTGGCCGTTTTCCGCAGCTGGGGCGCGTTTCGCGAAGGGTCTGCGGAAGCGCCGGCGCGATGCTACGCGATCTCCGAGCCACCCCCCGCAAGTGCGAACGCCGGGCGTGGCGCTTTTGCATCAGTGGGGAGCTGGCCGGGAAGGAGAATCCGCGCGCAGGTGGCGATCCGGCTCAGCCATCCGACCGGCGACGGCAGCCGGGTGACGCTCAGCATCGGCGACTCGGCCTTCCCCCTTATCGTGCGCGGCCAGAGCGCCTGGGCGCACGACCGCCGGCAGGATGCGGCGATCGTCGCGGCGATGCGATCGGGCAGCTCGATGAGCGTCAGCGCGGTGGGCGCCAACGGCAACGCCTTCGCCGACGCCTATCGCCTGCGCGGCGCCGCGAGCGCGATCGACGCGGCGATGCTCGCCTGCCCGCTGCGCTGAGCGGACACATTTCGTTACAGTCCCGACGTAGAGCATCTCGGAACCGTCCCCGAACTGAAAGCCGGGCGTCTTAACCGGCGTCCGACCGGGCTAAACCAGCGCCCGCCCAAGGGGACCGACCTTCATGCGAACTTGTTTTCCGGCCGCCTCGGCAGCCGTGCTCTCGCTTGCGCTCGCCACGCAGGCCCACGCCCAGACGCACACCGCTCCCGCTCCCGCCGAAGTGGCGGGCGACGGCCTGGGCGACATCGTCGTCACCGCGATGAAGCGCGAGACCAACCTGCAGAGCACCCCGATCGCCATCTCGGTGGTCAATGCCCAGGCCCTGAAGGATCGCCACGTCCAGAGCCTGCTCGATTTCGCCGACGGCGCGGTGCCCGGCCTGCGCGTCGCCACGTTCGAGGCGCGCCAGTCCGCGCTCACCATCGGTATTCGTGGCATCGTACCGCTCGACGCCAACCAGCCTGCGCGCGAGCAGGGCGTCGGCGTCTATATCGACGGCGTCTATATGGGCCGCCAGCACGGCCTCAATGCCGCCCTGTTCGACGTCGAGCGGATCGAGGTGCTGAAGGGTCCGCAGGGCACCCTGTTCGGCCGCAACACCGAAGGCGGCGCGCTCAGCATCGTCAGCAAGGCGCCGAGCGGCAAGTTCGAGGGCCGCGTGTCGGGCGGCATCGGCAATTACGGGTCGCACAATGCCGAGTTGCACCTCGATCTGCCCGAGGTGCACGGCTTCTCCTTCAAACTCGACGGCGTACTCCAGCACCAGGACGCGACCACCAGGAACCCGCTCACCGGCCAGACGGGCTGGAACTATTACGACCGCAAGGGCATTCGCGGCGCCGTCCGCTGGAAGCCGGTCGACGGCATCACCAACGATTTCTCGGTCGATGTCAGCCGCGATTCCAACTCGCCCTTCTACAGCCAGCTGCTCAACTACAACCCGAACAACTGCGTCGCCGGGCCGCAGTCCGCCTCGCCGAACTGCGTGCTGCCCGGCACCCAGTACGATACGCTCACCGGCGCGCCGCGCCCGACCCTGCCCGGCGTGGTCGTCGAGGGGAAGGACCGCATGACGGTCGCCGACATCGGCGTGCCGCAGCAGCCCAGCGTCGACAAGACCCACGGCTTCACCAACAATTTCAAGTGGAAGGTCGCGCCCGAACTGGAGCTGCGATCGATCACCGCGTGGCGCGGCGTCGATGTCGCGCAGTGGGACAATAGCGGCGGCGCGCACCGCCCGCCGGTCGTGGCACCCGGCTGCACCGGCGCCACCGCCTGCAACTTCAGCCGCTACAGCCTCGCCAACCTGCGCCAGCGCCAGTTCAGCCAGGAATTGCAGGCGGTCGGTTCGCTCGGCCGGGTCGATTACGTGGCCGGCCTCTATTATTTCAACGAGCATGTGAGCGACGACGCCGCCACGCCGGCGTCCATGCGGATCACCGGCTATACCACCGCAGGCCAGACCAGCGGCTACAATTACGAAGTCCTCGATCCGTGCTTCTTCAACGGCACGACACCCGCCGGATCACAGCCCGGCTGCCAGTCCATCGACCGCGCCTCGAAGGTCAATTCGAAGAGCTACGCCGTCTACGGCCAGGCGACCTGGCACCTGACCGACGCGCTCCACCTGACCGCCGGCGGCCGCTACACCCACGATCGCAAGCGCGGCGAGCTGCTGCTCTCGCGCAACGTCGCCCCGGTCGCGGGCGTGAACGGGTATGAGCCGCTGCGCGAATCGTGGAATCGCTTCAATCCGATGGTGACGGTCGCCTACGACGTCAGCCGCGATGTCCATGTCTACGCCAAATATGCGACCGGCTATCGCGCGGGCGGCGCCAGCTCGCGCACGTCCAACTACCAGGCGTTCGATCCGGAAGACGTGAAATCCTACGAGATCGGCCTGAAGACCGATTTCTGGGACCGCCGCGGCCGCTTCAACCTCGCCGGCTTCGTCATGGACCGCAAGGACAGCCAGGTGGACATCAGCTCGATCCAGTTCGTCGGATCGAGCAGCTTCAACAACCTCGTCACGATCAATGCGCCGGGCACCACCAAGATCCGGGGCATCGAGGCCGAGCTGACCCTGCAGCCGGTCGAGCGCCTGACGCTCAGCGCCTCCTACGCCTACACCTATACGAAGATCCCGCTGGTGCCGATCACGGTGAATGCCGGCGG
The nucleotide sequence above comes from Sphingomonas oryzagri. Encoded proteins:
- a CDS encoding outer membrane protein; this translates as MRILLAAVAALAVAAPAFAQDAAPFTGARLGVTLGYDKTHGQDGFTYGGAFGYDYAVTPKITLGGEATFEDSTTKGLGFHASRDVAISARAGYVLTPKILAFAKVGYDTTRIEFQGDHTNLEGVRYGGGLEYSVTPRTYISAEYRRTEYEDNFGGRDAAIFGAGFRF
- a CDS encoding TonB-dependent receptor; amino-acid sequence: MRTCFPAASAAVLSLALATQAHAQTHTAPAPAEVAGDGLGDIVVTAMKRETNLQSTPIAISVVNAQALKDRHVQSLLDFADGAVPGLRVATFEARQSALTIGIRGIVPLDANQPAREQGVGVYIDGVYMGRQHGLNAALFDVERIEVLKGPQGTLFGRNTEGGALSIVSKAPSGKFEGRVSGGIGNYGSHNAELHLDLPEVHGFSFKLDGVLQHQDATTRNPLTGQTGWNYYDRKGIRGAVRWKPVDGITNDFSVDVSRDSNSPFYSQLLNYNPNNCVAGPQSASPNCVLPGTQYDTLTGAPRPTLPGVVVEGKDRMTVADIGVPQQPSVDKTHGFTNNFKWKVAPELELRSITAWRGVDVAQWDNSGGAHRPPVVAPGCTGATACNFSRYSLANLRQRQFSQELQAVGSLGRVDYVAGLYYFNEHVSDDAATPASMRITGYTTAGQTSGYNYEVLDPCFFNGTTPAGSQPGCQSIDRASKVNSKSYAVYGQATWHLTDALHLTAGGRYTHDRKRGELLLSRNVAPVAGVNGYEPLRESWNRFNPMVTVAYDVSRDVHVYAKYATGYRAGGASSRTSNYQAFDPEDVKSYEIGLKTDFWDRRGRFNLAGFVMDRKDSQVDISSIQFVGSSSFNNLVTINAPGTTKIRGIEAELTLQPVERLTLSASYAYTYTKIPLVPITVNAGGVSYTTLQRFYIVFTPRNAASGSIDYALPMPMVSADSQLRFHIDGNYAQATQTFDQFATKNDASFIVNARLALTDIDMGQGRSKLTAGIWVRNLFDTAYVYRRDPSNSLPGAPTTNAVSASLNNIMGDYGNFNAPRTFGVEASLKF
- the dnaN gene encoding DNA polymerase III subunit beta, whose product is MKATIERATLLKGLSHVQSVVERRNTIPILSNVLIEAATGGGLKLMATDLDLQIVETVDAAVDVAGATTVSAHTLFDIVRKLPEGSQVQLSAAEGKMLVTAGRARFNLATLPRDDFPVIAEGDLPTRFDLPAATLRQIIDKTRFAISTEETRYYLNGIYIHAADEGADGAVLKAAATDGHRLARVTVAQPEGAAGMPGVIIPRKCVGELRKLLDEVDGSVEVSLSGTKIRFGLGTAILTSKLIDGTFPDYSRVIPTGNDKLLKIDPKSFMEGVDRVATIASEKTRAVKMTLDRDKITLSVTSPENGTAAEEVPGLYASMGFDIGFNARYLMDILGQIESDEVEVHLADAAAPTLIREGDKAPALYVLMPMRV